Part of the Plasmodium vinckei vinckei genome assembly, chromosome: PVVCY_13 genome, TGATAACATCAATTCACTTGAAGCATTTTCTATGTTATtaccatatatattatattgataACTATATGCAAATATGTGTACACATATAGAACATACATTTACATAATATTATGTGCATGCTTCATGATTTTTTAGATTGCTTCAAGTTTTAAGTTTATtgtgttattatattaaaaattacaatatatgtgtgtatgTAATTTTTCTCCATAAATCAGTGAAATAAAgtatcttttttaattacttaatttattttcaataattatccgaatataataatagaaaaCGAAATGGATGgaattataaaagaataGGGAGATTAGTGTTATTTAAACGcacttttaataaataaacattctataccttttttttattttttgagaTTGTTGTAATTTATGAATTtattatgaataaattttgtgtctttaaaaaaaaaaaaaaaaaacataaaaaatggggGTTGCATTAAGCAAAAGAAAGAACAATTCAGGTAGGGAATCCAAAACATATAATGCATTTAATTGGGTGAATGTTTactacatatttataacttGCTATTAACAAGTTTgtctttttaatatttatattattacttacttttttttttttttacatattttccTATTTTAGATAAAAATCTTAAAAATGACTCATCCGAAAATAAAAgacaaaagaaaaatgatGAGCATGACTCGAATTTggaatttataaaaaaatacaaaattataaacaagATTGGAGAgtaatactttttttttcatttattatttgagaAGCTTGTGTGCATACTAATAATTTTAcccaattttatttcaactgattaaatatttattcatttttttttctattacaGTGGcaatttttcaaaagtCTTTTGTTGCCGAGgagaaaacaaaaaaaaatgcgcTATGAAGGTTAGAAAAAGCacacaaaaaatgttaataaatattacaacAATTTcgataaataattatatagaatgacaaaatttatgtttGATTGAATTGCAACCATTTATTTACCATTTAATTTCAATTTTcctacatatttatattttatttttacttcaGTTAATGTGCTGCCCCTTGAAGAAAACATCACATTATAATTGCTTCAAGCgtgaattatttataatgaaaacGATAAATAACAAGCATCCATACATTGTCAAAATTCTCGATTACCACGAAAAAATTTGGAAAagttagaaaaaaaaagcaaaattaaacgataaaaaaaataattcaacatatatgcataatcaTAATCGACCaaattaatatgtatacattattttcaacTTACTTTGTggcacttttttttatttatagaatattatatagtCAAATTGATTTTAGAATATTGCGAAGGGggaaatttatttgaatatataaaaataaatggaaGCTGTACCCATTCAGAAGCTAGagttattataattaaactAGCCAAAAcaatacaatatataaactctttaaaaattatgcacAGAGATATTAAAcctgaaaatattttactaaGAACtaaagataatataaaaagtgtaGTTCTATCCGATTTTGGACTAGCTAAAATTACACCTTCAAACCAGTCTGTTGTTAAAAGTAGATCTGTGTGTGGAAGTGATTTTTACCTTGCCCcagaaattataaaaaataaagaatatggAATAAAAGTACGCAACTTTATCAACACATAATATACTAACTCTAATGCAGTATTTATACTCACATATAAATggataaatttatatttttatcttccattttttcttaGATTGACATTTGGAGTTTAGgggttttaattttttttataataaccGGAAAAGTGCCCTTTACGggaaaaaatgcaaatgagctatataataatattctcAAAGCAAATATTCCTGAATtgtaagaaaaaatatgactCATAGAAAGTTGTACATGCTTATATATAGAGagctttatttataaaaagacATATGCGCAATATACTTTGCatataatcatattttttcctaaCATTTTTAGACTATCCAAGGAAAAATCATTGAACATCCAACCgggattaaaaaatttattagaaAACATTTTAGTGCACGATCCGGAAAAGCGATTTAGCGTAATACAACacaataaaacaataataatatatagcaAAATCCtttaatattcattttgattatttttaatgaatatattataagtCTTACATTGTTACttatacacatattttttattccccgatttttttttccattttacaGTGCTCAGATATTTTAAACCATAGATGGATTAGAGGAACACTTACAAGCTgtgaatttaaaatttttaattcagcttcatatataaagtaatttcaattaatattatataatatcatttatgagatatatataattttattttcttattataTGATAGATTTACTTGATTTGTATACcccattttaaaataatattgtttaattataaattttttacagAAAATTAAAgttagacaaaaaaaaaagtttacCTGATGAGCCCAAAGAAaaccaaataataaataaatcatttgaaaaagaaaaggatTCCATTgcaaatatgaaaaagaaatatacctttttcttaaaaaaaattacaaattaatatatttttaatataaataaaagaagtatattaaaagttttcatattttttatatcttacTAAATTCGAATTGTTGGCCTACTTATAATGTGTATGTACATGTATaggtttatatatacatatatataatgatatagctattttttgctcaaatataaatgtatatatttcccTCAAAtctttcaaaaaaaaatttagctattatttttttccatttttggataatattgatataataattttgcatttttttgtatttaataaatatttgactatatatatatatattgcgCAGAAACTagacaaatttatatataattatatatttgtttgtatattttttgtgctacatttttattaatctatttttttttattttgatgttttcaattatttatttgtaaatacatttatagCTTTTcgctttttttatatattttttttatatccttTAATCAACTAAAACCTTTGTAATACTTAAAACCCTTTTCTGTATCCTACACCTTACAAATactgatattttttatactatcaaaagttgtaaaataattttaggTCATATAGACATATGCCACTAACTTATTTAAAGGAATGTTTactaaatatgttttttcgACCAATGTAACaagattattattatattatttatttaatatataggTTTAATGCATATTGATATCATACAAGTTTgctcatttattatttacaaaatgttTGAGTAAGtaattatatatcaaaTGCACACATACATGtatgtattataaattcataggaacactaaaaaaaaaaatatatacagatagattaaaaatgaaacgAAGTATAAGGAAAAAGtatgttaaaaatgtaaaggggtaataaaaaaatattattataaaagcGTGTTATAAACATATCCATAAAACGTAACATATAAATgtcacaaaaaaaaatatataaaatagccaaaaaaagaaatattttataaattatagaCTTTAACGAATTCAAACAATTTGCATATGCCACAAACATCCACCTGGGATGTATTAGCAATttatatgtgcatatatttgCATATGCTTTAATcgtataataataatatattaaacttgtattactttttttgggtataattatatttcttgattttatatattaagggaaataaaataattgtaaaaaaaaatatccctaaatacatattatttaattgcGAATAAAAAGGTGGGGTAAATATAGAAtcctaattttttttatagtttaatttataattatttttaattgaaTATATGTTAATCATTTCTTCATACCCATTTGTTTCATCATGTTTGACATGACACCACCAAAATCGTCCATTTTTGTAAGCTCCTTTAGCATATTAACCATATTATTAGCTCCTCCCATAttattaaacatattaGGATCCATCATATTACCCATATTACTCATTTTACTCATAAATTGTTTTTGATTTCTCATTAGATTTCCCATACCATTCTCTCTTAAACCTAATTTTCCCATTTTCAAtaccattttttgtaaaaatttaaattgttcTAATAATTCTCTTATATCTGAAAGTCTTGTTCCCGAACCTTTACAAATACGTATACATCGACTATCATTAAGAGGCTTGACACAATCCAATTCTTCATTAGTCATTGAATCCATAATaaccatatattttttaattttatctaTACCTTCTTTTTCAGTTCCTTTGCTAATTAGGTTAGTTCCAAACCCGGGTATCATAGACATAACTTTACTAAGACTTCCcattttaaatacattttgAAATTGATCATACATATCTcttaaaacaaattttccttttgcaattctatttattaattgtgGTTGTTTTTCTATATCTATAACTTCTTTTAAAGTAGATACTAATCCATCAATATCACCTAATCCTAATAATCTTGATACAAAGGATTTTGCTTcgaatttttcaaaatcatTTACATGTTCTCCTGTACCTATAAATGTTATAGGACATCCAATAGCAGAAACTGCTGATAATGCACCACCACCTTTAGCATGCCCATcaatttttgtaataataatacttcCTACCTTTACAGAGTTTTTAAATGCCATAGCTTGATCATGGCAACTTTGACCTATATGACTATCAATAACAAATACGATTTCTTCTGGTTTTATAGAATTTTCTACTTGTTTCATTTCttcaaataaatcattttcttGTTTATGTCTTCCCGAACTATCAACTATAAttaaatcatatttatcttttaaaaatgcatTTACACCATCGGTTGCTATTTTTACTGGATCAACCTCAGAATAACTACCATAAAATggtatttttacttttgcTGCATTTTGTTTTAGTTGATCAAAAGCTCCAGCTCTAAATGTATCAGCACAAATCAAAGCAGTTTTAAatccttttttttgataataatgtGCATATTTTGTACAAGTAGTTGTTTTACCACTACCTTGTAACCccacaaataatattacattTCTACCTCCTTTTTTAGGTACATAAGattctttttttccttctaataatttaattaattcttctactacatatttttgaactaacctttttttattattaccatATGCTGcagcatttttttcaatatttttttttatattactttttatatctttcaAATAAATCACATTAATATCTGCTAAAATTAAAGCTCGTACAATTTCTTTTAAGCATTCTTCGATAACAGCATCGTCAGCAACTGGCGCTGCTTGAATTTTTTGAAGTGCACTTGTAAGCTGCGCCCCGAGTTCAGTAAGAaccattttgttttattttttatatctattttaaaacggtatatatatttgtcaAACTAATTTGGGTGTTTTTATTGCTACTATTGTTTGGACAAGCAACTATATTTCTTGCtgttcatataattatgtaacgaatatatatttctcgTCTTtgcataaaataatttcacGCTTTTTGgtaatttatttacttattttgtgtatataaaaaatagggaataataaatgccttcttgaaataaaaaatattatatatattttttagagGTATTGTGAATAAGCATATACACGCAAATCAAGTcgtattattttaaaagaaacgaattttaacaaatgcttgataaaaaatggaatatgtaatcattaaaataaggtgcaaaaagtatattatcatatgttgtatgaatataataatttatatggaCATGAGAAacacatgtatatatatatgtagggaaaaagttatatgtacaattattaattatcaattgggaaagaaaaaaatataatataaaattttggtatttttataaaaatgttcataattattgCTTCTTATGTTGCATTATTAACAATCATagttatttaatataaagctttttattttgaatttattaaaattctCAAGGAGTTATGAGATTTTTAATAATCTTAAATTATCTACTTTggagtaaaaaataaagattgaaaataaacataaaatgtACTATAAACAGTATATATtgaaatgaatatatacatatcatacaaatatattacatgcatatattattatacataattttaatttccttccattttacaaataaaacatgTTTGTTTCTCATCATAACATAGATcttaatgaaataataaacataaatatgtattatatgtatataaaataatacatgtatatataagcaATATATggctatattattttataaattttatattatatatgtatataatttttttcaatactatctttgtatatatttatttggatTATTCgccttaaaaaaaaatttccttaaaaatatatatgttctaataattttaaaatattaattgtaaacagaaaaaaagaaaaaaaaagaaaaaaagggtggaaaaaaatactgtAATTAGATATGCTCGTATCGTATTTTATGCAtactatataataacatgACACACTTTACCTGTCAATTTAttcaaaacaaaaaataaagataattttcatatattttaaggtaaataaaaaaagaaaaaattatatttacaacatattatacataattcaagctataaattaattataatatttctcatgtatatatatttataataatataataaaattacttTAGCATATGCGGAAAAcataattcatttatttgtgttttaaaattattccCTTTCTCTAGtaaaaaggaataaaaaaacagacAAACAAAACctttctatttttaatgtagaatatgcatatttttttttaataaattatttactataaataaaatgaaaaatacatttaaataatatacccATTGAAAAAGGgagaataaaataaggAATTATTTTCGCGGGATTATGATTTTATAGACgaaacaaatgaaaatgggATATGCCTAAATAGTGATagaataatgaaaataaaataaaataaaaaatatttcgattttatttatcaaaGTTCTAATAAGTATATACAGAATAAgctataattatatttatccatAATTTAAGATAAATTCAAAGCAAAAAatagaattttttatagcatACACATCCTTATCACTTTATGTTTgaaatgataaattattaatgatGAAAACTAACCAAACTAATGAATTAACAACAggtaaaaattatattttataactgtattttttaaaaagaagACATTTTAAATAGTTAGCTATTTCATAAATGTAACATTATGTATCCATGCCTTGTTAATAATGCAAGCTGCTCAATTTATATtgattaataaaattgattGTTTTATACTTTCCATTCAGGGTTATACGATTTAAGAAACAAACATGCCAATGAACTCGCCGAAATAATCAAAGCGCACAAAGAAAGCAAACAAAAGAGCTTAAgtaaaattgataaaacaaacgaaattgaaaatttaaaacaaatgaaaaagttTGCAGAAAGTCAGGGTGAATGCTTTAATATGTGTAGAATGAACTTACAAGAGAGATTTAAAAAGGATCTagaacaatataaaaatttgaataataataataacttaaattttgatgaaaataatgttattaatttagaaaaaaaatataataatttggaGAAAGAGCTATGTTTTGATGCCTGTtcaaagaaatataaatatttatttaatgaagTAGTATGAATTTATAGAAGATTAGTAAGGGTAGTACtcctattattttataaagcATATTTGTTCCCTTTTATcggtatatataaatacatttatttaaaaatgaataatttaGAAAGGGAAAAAATTTTACTACTTTATGGATCAGAATATGGAACTTCTTACGATTGTtgtagaaatattttatacgaATTATACACTAATTTTGATGTACACttttattgtttaaatgatgtaaatataatgaagttttataattatgaaaacattataataattgtaaGTACGACAGGTTATGGATGTCCAGCACATAATATGTCAAAGTTTTGGATAAATTTACAcaaatgtaataatatatttcatgaagatatatattttcatttattcgGATTAGGGGATAGTTCAtatgataattataatgcTGTAGCTAAAAAGTTGAAAAGAAAACTAATTTCCATAGGTGCTAATATAGTTAATTATAGCTTAGGAAATTATCAACATAGTTCTATGCATTTTActaattttaatacatggaaaaataaagtatattcatttttaaaaaaaaaatattataattttgaaataaataatagtcTTCCTCAAATATACAGTATTACAAATTTGTCTGAAACATCATTAACTTatgaagatataaaaaaagacaaagaaaaggataaaaataaaattgagaTAAATTATGACGATTTTAATGTTAACGagtattttacaaaatcattacatttaaataaatttgaagttataaaaaatgaaagacTTACCAATGTAACAGATTCTCAGGATGTTAGATATATGGAGTTAGCAACatcaataaaaattttcaatcTAAGTAGTTTAATAACAGTACACCCAACATTA contains:
- a CDS encoding signal recognition particle subunit SRP54, putative, whose product is MVLTELGAQLTSALQKIQAAPVADDAVIEECLKEIVRALILADINVIYLKDIKSNIKKNIEKNAAAYGNNKKRLVQKYVVEELIKLLEGKKESYVPKKGGRNVILFVGLQGSGKTTTCTKYAHYYQKKGFKTALICADTFRAGAFDQLKQNAAKVKIPFYGSYSEVDPVKIATDGVNAFLKDKYDLIIVDSSGRHKQENDLFEEMKQVENSIKPEEIVFVIDSHIGQSCHDQAMAFKNSVKVGSIIITKIDGHAKGGGALSAVSAIGCPITFIGTGEHVNDFEKFEAKSFVSRLLGLGDIDGLVSTLKEVIDIEKQPQLINRIAKGKFVLRDMYDQFQNVFKMGSLSKVMSMIPGFGTNLISKGTEKEGIDKIKKYMVIMDSMTNEELDCVKPLNDSRCIRICKGSGTRLSDIRELLEQFKFLQKMVLKMGKLGLRENGMGNLMRNQKQFMSKMSNMGNMMDPNMFNNMGGANNMVNMLKELTKMDDFGGVMSNMMKQMGMKK
- a CDS encoding serine/threonine protein kinase, putative: MGVALSKRKNNSDKNLKNDSSENKRQKKNDEHDSNLEFIKKYKIINKIGDGNFSKVFCCRGENKKKCAMKLMCCPLKKTSHYNCFKRELFIMKTINNKHPYIVKILDYHEKIWKKYYIVKLILEYCEGGNLFEYIKINGSCTHSEARVIIIKLAKTIQYINSLKIMHRDIKPENILLRTKDNIKSVVLSDFGLAKITPSNQSVVKSRSVCGSDFYLAPEIIKNKEYGIKIDIWSLGVLIFFIITGKVPFTGKNANELYNNILKANIPELLSKEKSLNIQPGLKNLLENILVHDPEKRFSCSDILNHRWIRGTLTSCEFKIFNSASYIKKLKLDKKKSLPDEPKENQIINKSFEKEKDSIANMKKKYTFFLKKITN